From Solanum stenotomum isolate F172 chromosome 2, ASM1918654v1, whole genome shotgun sequence:
ATGCATGCTGCTTGAGAtgatattcataaataaaaatgataactTCATATTGCCAATTAGCCATTGTGGATGAGTCTCACCTCCTGAATGTACAGGATATATGCTCCTTTTTTATGTcctatttgaaaagaaaaaacaaagattGAGTGttcatattttctagaaaaGCTTATTAACTACTACTCCTATTCCATTTCGTGTCgcatattttcctttttagtctgttccCAAGATGTTATCTGTCTTTTTCCTTGGTTGTAGtgaaattttgttttatctAGTGAGGAACAGTTTCACTCAACGTCAAATGATCAAAGATAAAAGCTTTAGGCATCTAAGAACTCTTTACCCCTAATGGAATGCTCTTATAGCCATAAAAGTGTCATAGCTGACCATAAGTTCCAAAAATACTTTTGATACTGTGTGTCCCTAATAAGCACCGCGGTATAAAACAAAATGGAAAAAgtattgttcatgatatgctGCTTCTTTTTTGTCTGCATAGGTTCAGCATTCAACTGCATGTTACCTGAGGCTTTGAAAGTTGCTGCTGTCGAAGACGAACCAAATGGCCCAGAATATGATAGTGAGAAGAGAAGGCTGAGAAGTGCTTTCAGTTGTTTTTCTTCGATTTCAACGAGACAACAGAAGCTATCTGCTGTCGAAGACGAACCAAATGGCCCAGAATATGATGGTGAGAAGAGAAGGCTGAGAAGTGCTTTCAGTTGTTTTTCTTCGATTTCAACGAGACAACAGAAGCTATCTACGTCTTCGTTATTTCTACAGTCACCCGTTAAAGGTTGCTTACCTTCTTTGGAGTTGAGAAAGTCTACCAAATCCTCTTCAAAGGAAAAATAAACATAATGTACTCTCTTGTGATCACATTTTCcttgatgaaaaaaaattgtgaaggCTACCCCATATGGTATTTTGAGAAAACTATAGAATGATAGATTTACATTCTTTAAGAAGGTATACTATGTGTAATGTGGCATTGCCAGTATATACAATTTGTGTTCCTTGTTTGGTCCCTTGTATCTTGAGTAATTTTCTGCTTCGTTCATCGATTGATCCCACGAGTATGCATCCACATAAAATAACAATCCACTTTCCACGCCGTTCTACTAAGAGATGCAATATGTTGAAAAAGTTTAATGATTTGGTGGGATGACATATTTGTATATTCCTAATCTCTGCAACATGAAAATGTCCCGTTTTCCAGTTTAAGTTGCTGTTACTTTTTACTGCAGAATACTACAATTGTTTCAACTGTAAGTCGTTAACATTTGTGTAGGCTGTTAGGCAATATGAGGGAGATCATGTATCTATCGTTGCTCATTTTTTTCGCGGAGAAAGATAAAGCTTACATTATCGTGTAATATTTTCTAGTTACCTTGGTGAAATATGGCACTATAAATAGCTTGTTACTTTTGCACACCTTACCCACATAAGCTCACTTTTTTGTGTTATGAACTTTGGCATAATATATTGATCAAATTAGTTCATCATAGGGAGAAACGTAATAAAGATGTGATGCTAAGAATTACTGGACCAAATTTACAGAACACGATGATAACATCAATGGCATCTCTGTCCTCTCTCTTTTGAATGACAATCTTCAACAGCATACAAATTATATCGATGGCATTGCATCCGCACAACACCCACCCAACAACCGCGTCTCCCTCCAGTGACAATCTTCAGTAGCATATAAGGCATACAGAAAAGAGACACAGAGAAATAAACACTTCAAGATGTGAGAAATGATATTTGAGATAGTGTTGATGTGCCTCCAACATACTTGATTTCTGATCTTTGAATACATTTagccaaaaacaaaaaaaatgaacaagaaCCTTTAGTACTCCTGATAACCAAAAAGCAGGTGAAGAAGCGACTTCTCTGTCTTAGCTCAGGAGCAATCGTCAAGGAAAATTAGTGGGGAGTCTATTCACATACCGGAGAGAGGGAAGACACTAACCTAATCTTGGGAGTTACATTCAACCCAGCCAGCAGCACTAGCTGCTACACTGAATTCACCTTTTTGGGTCTGTCAAAACGGAAGGTAAAATGAATAGGAAACAGAGATATTTGAGCATGTAACCACTGGCTGTGGCCAAAGAATGTTGTCCATAGGTCCATTTTCATTGATATAGACACAAAGAATGCTTCATCTGGATAAGCTATCTTCATATAACTTTTGCAAATAATAGAATCACAGAATGAATATACAGATGGCGAACCCGAATTACTGTTGACAAAACAAACCTGCAGGAACACCAAAGAGATTCTTCAGATAAACAAATGTCCAAAGATGTTTGTTAAAACATTGCCTAATTGTCATGTAACACATGATATACAACACATACAACCTCTCAAACTGGAAATCTGAACAACAAATGTCCACCCAGGATATCAACAAAGACAGAACAcccaaattttattattttagacaATAGAGGACAACCGCACTGTCATTATATTCAGAAACAACACAACTAGCATCACACTTGGATTAGATATCTTTTCAGTGCCCAGGCGATGAAATTATCAATCGTCTTTCTGATGGAAAACAGTAGGCATGCTATTATTACCATTGAGAGCAGCATGATATACTCGCTTCTCTGCCAAACCAATATCTGAAAGTAACAAATTACCCTGCAAGACCAGAGGAATGAGATCATCAATCCGCACACAAGTATACAGAGGATTGAAATTACCCTGTAATAAATTCACTTATTTACTTTACATGCCTAGGGAGAACACAAGAGGAGGTGAAAAGAATACTACTTTATAAAGATAAGCATCTGTTGTTTGCAGTGCAGAGATCATGATACTTAGCTCTTACTTTCAAGGAATACAAACATAAGAGCACAGGAATAATGGGAGACTCTCCAAATTGTGAAGGACTCCTATTttctaaacaacatttctaAAGACAATTTCAACATAAACTCAATAGGGGACATAGCTTGCCATCTCCAGATTGCAGAGAAATATATCCGCTTTCTACAAAACCACATCTTATGAGCAGGATGCATTGAATGAAATTTCATTCTTACAAAATGGTCAATGAACTATGAAGTATGTTCCTCTAATTGTAGTGGGGAAGAGGGGCATAAAACTAGCAAATCATATTTCTAACAGGTCTCCAGATTTACTTTATGTTCCTACTCTTCGAATATGAAGATTGAGCTTGTCATTAAGGTAAAACTGCATGCAAAACATACCTCATGAGCCATCAACCTCCGAACATTCTCAGCATAAAGTCTAGGGTCATCCTTTTCTTGCTGAGAAGGGTAGTAAACAGGTAACCAGGTTGCCTCCATATAATTTACAAATTGACAGAGAAGGAGAATCACATGCCGAGCCTGCAAAAGGAATTGCATTTTCATCCTAGGAATAAGAACCAGTCTCATATAATTCATGACTTTATTTAGTAGTATAACACTGATGACtatgaacaattattataaatgtAACCAATCGACCATATAATTAGATGCATATCCCAACAAGAACTTTTGTGCAATCAGCGGTATATTCATATATGAGAACAAATATTCAGGTATTGGATACTTAATTTTCCTTGCTGTAACGACTAACTTGGTGCCACAAAGTTCATCTAAGAAATCTATCATTTGTCTATTTTGTGGTCAAGAAACCAAGATCCCGACAAAGTAGTACAATTCTATAATCCGTATCTGTATTCTGTTGCACTAACTGTCAGAACAGGAAAATTATAATGCAGTATTCATTTGCACAAAAGCAGGAAAACAATTAATACATGGCTGAATGCAAGAAAATGATAATTCTTAAAACCAAAACAAGCAACATaacatgttttaagatgaaCAAAAAAGACAATCATTGGTGTTAGGAGGGAGCATGAATATTAGCCTGTATCTGTAACAAATCACATTATTATGAAACTGAATCATTCACTGAAGATGGAGTACTACCATGTGGCAGAGTGTCCTAAAATGACAAAGCACGTTTCAAATCACCAAATACTTACCCCCGATATAGAGTCCCATGCAGGACTTAATCTCTGGTATGGATATCTTAGTATCACAGGTTGCACTGGAGCTCCTGAGAGAAATGCGCCACTCTTGAATGGAAGGAGAAAATCACCATTTGTGGTTGTGCCCTCTACAAGGAAAAAGATAACAGATCAAAACTGTTGTAAACCATCAGAAGTCGATTTTTGCAAGAGaatctaagaaataaattaaaagctctagcttaaaagttggtcatcAAACTAGCTTTTAACCACTTTTTGGCTTATTTTGGTGTTTGGTCTTTAAGCCAAGTGCTTTTAAGCTAAAACAAaccaaaatatactattatataAACACCTCTAACTTATGGCTCTTCATTATAAAAGCTCTTTAAGTTTGACCAAGTGTTTTACTTTATTATCCCTTAACATTTTTACAACCCCAAAATATCCTTCAGCTTCTCTTTCAAATGTACACCGAATCATAATGTTATGAATGCTGATTCATttcattctttgaagcaaaaaaaaaaaccctccAAAATCAAGTTTTTGACACAGAGTACTTGAAATGCTGGACGTCAATCACAGATCAAGTCTATACAGGTAGAAACTTTTAAGTGTATTAAAGAAGTCTCATATTACAACTATACCCAAGGTTTAGATATAATAGAagatcaaaaaataatttgactaaagAATGTTTGAATTCATTAAATAAGTCTAATAGATTCTTGATCTATCAActcaatgaacaacttcacatcattcaaattagtaaaagcttttaccaaaaaaaattagtggaAGAAGATCATGTCCATGAGGAAAAGAATATAAAGTCTGGTGAAGAAAAAACAGCTAGAAAAATTTTAGGTATACTCATAACATTAAATAAATGCCAAAGATGTGATATCCCTCTCTATCTACCTCTCTTTCACTGTGCAAAAGAACCCATATTTACCATCACTCATCTATTAACTGATCAGTGTTAAGCAGAAaaatattggtagaagaaatgTGCAGTAAAATGTGAGACACAAGTCAGTTGGTTGGTGCACTAAAAGCAACATTGACCTGGAAAAAGCAGCATGATTGGTGCAGATTTGTTCTGGTGAGCTTCACGAATCCTTTCATTTACAACACCTGCAATTGTATAAGTTTAATCCCAAGGATGTGGCAAAAATTAAAGCTGCATTCCATATGAAAAGGAGGAGAGGGTAAAGGACAAGGGGAAAGCTGGAAAGaggtaaaaaatatatgatcaaAGAATATCCTACTGTACATTCCAATACAAGAGAAAAGGCTATATTTTTGCCCTATTCAGCTTGCTTACTACCACTATAGAAAAGACACTGAAGATCAAATCCTTACTGCTTTTAGTCACCTATGTGTAAATCCTAACACTGAAGTTAAATACCATTAAGAAGAGGGTTCTACTACATCTAAGGAAGTGTCATGGTGCAGAAGATTTTACCTTGAGGTTTCCGGACACACCAAATCTATATAGCAATAAACATTTCCATGACTCCAAAATAGTTTTGTAAAAGAAATTCAACCGCCTTGATTGGAAAAGACTCCCTCTATCCCATTTTATCTAACTTCTTTTCACTAAGCCTGAAGTTTAAGATACTATTATTTTAACTTGTATACTATATAAGGAGTGATGGAATTAAGCCAATGGTTTAGAAGTTCATAAAGGAATTAACTAAATGGTTTAATAGGTAgtttaatgaaataaatatcaGTTAAAATGTAAAAAGTCACCAATTTGAATCCTCAAAACCAAGTAAAAATTGTGTCATTACTAACACGTTGTCAAACATCAAGAAATACGCAAGTGTCATACATATAATAGAAGGTGTAAAAAAGTTATCCTTCCTCCATCTTCTAAGACATGAAGGTTGCAAAACCTTGCTTGATGTAAAGCGAAACTAAATTATCATTCTAAATTTCTGCATTCATAGTGTGACTTAAACAAATCAATAATGCAGAGTTCTATACAAGATTACTTTCTCTTATATCCTCAAACAAACGAGCTATATTATTGTACCAAATCTAGTGCAATATCTTTATTACCTGAGACACCTTTAAAATCAGGTGATTTAGATTCCCTCTGGACATACACACAGCCAAGGCACttgctgaaaaaaaaaaaatcaacaatcacTAGCAATTGTATGGAGTTTGTGATGATCCATCAACTCTTGCAGACCAAGCATATGTATGTCATGTGAGCATATGTGAAAAGTTCAATATATCAGATTCACGTATTGTTCGAGAGGGAAAGTGAATAAAAATTATACTTAGATGTACTATGGTAGATAGTGTATAAAAGTACTCCACATCTAGTAGATGTATCTAGGTACGTTGAATGGTATGAATAAAAAAGTCTTAGATGTAAGACATTTGACTTCAAACATTCTCTCTATATCTTCTTTAATGTTTCTCTTTCTTTCAACAATTTGATACTAGCAGATAAAGGAATATGTAATAACCACTAATAAATACATTccatatattaataaatactatAACTAACCTGATTAGACCAACCAGAGGAAGCTTAGCCACTGATCTCTTCagcaataaaaacaaaaagaagcaaGGTCAGGAGATTAAGCAAAGTGTGCCCAAAGTGGCTCCATCGAACAAAAAATAGTTGTCTAAATCTCATTTTACCAAGATTGTAAAAGAAGTCACAGACCTTAGCAACAAAGCTAGGAAATGAGCGAGACTTGTGATACAATATATCCAGGTACGAAATGTGGTTTGACACAATTGCCCCTGGTCTTTCAAGTTCTTCAGCCTGCTGTTTTGATCCATCCtgacaaagagaaaaaaatgtatCACGTCACAGGTCAAAGCAGGTGAAAACCAGGAATATTAGTTAAACAAcaatttaagaagaaaatttgTTCACAAAACCACAGATCAAATGAACCAACAACATAACCAGTGTAATCCCATAAGTGGGATTTGGGGAGGGTAGGATCTACGCGGACTTTAACCTTACCCTTGGTGGGGTAGAGAGGCTGACCTCGAGTTGATCGACAATACAGATCAATAGAACAAAACTTCTATAGGTACGTGTGTATAAGCATAAGATTAGGTTATAACattgtttaattatgatttatgaacCAGAGTAAGTTCATGTAAAATTGCTAGAAGTTCCTTCTTTAACCAGTCCAACTGTAGTTGGttaaaagaaaaactaagaAGAATATGCGTTTACAAATCTACAGATCAGATGAACCAAGTTTATCTACTAATCATCCATATATTAGTGTGAATAAGCAGAAAATAAGGGTACAGCGCAGCATTACTTTATGAACCAGTAAAGGCACTTAATCATGTAAAATTGCTAGGTACTCGTTTAACTGGTTCAACAATTTCACTCAACCCAAAAGTAAGGGTAAGATCATCCAATGACCAATTGTTTAtgacttcttatttttttctacttgCTATTCAATTGCATCCAATTGCATAATGGTAATATAGAGGTGCCCTAGTAATTCTTCTGCAGCACGTACCCAATGGCCAACACTATGCAACCCTCCCTCCCCTCAATATACACATCCATCCCAAATATCTCGGCAACCAAAATAAATACCAAAACTTTTAGGTTTGTCCCCCCGCCCCCNccccccccccccccccaaaaaaaaaaaaaaaactttaggaGGAGCAAGTTTCTACTTATGCATGCCCAACTTAAGTGATGTACCTCAAGATTGAATTAGAAAAATCAACATTCAATAACTACAACTAAATCAGTACATACCAACCTTAAACTAGTGGGGTCGCCTTTGTGGATCAACATCCATTCCATTAGGAAACCTTTCACCCCCCTTTTTTGGTCAACACTCACTAGAGGAAGAAAAAACAGCACCTAAGcagtaataataatttttaaaaagttctcttatgtttcaatttatttgtcttactttcctttctCTATAATCTTTTTAACTCTTTAATTCCAATTTTCCGTGCATGTTTAAGCCTACGAGATTAAAGTACAATTTGGTACATTCTGTGTGCAAATCAAAaccagacaaataaattgaaaaatagggAGTACCAAGTAAGCTCCTGGCCTTCCCTCATCCAATACATGAAGATAAATgagtaaataaacataaaagGCAAGACAAACTACTTCGAAAATTACGCCTCAAAGCTAAacatcaaaaattaaatatacctCATTATTTGAGTTGCCATTGAGATTAATAGGCTGATAAGTTTCATGTATCCAATAGAATCCAAAAACGAAAAGTATAACTCTTGAAAGAAACATCCCACTCTGCATCATGACAGTCCTTCTCCACCCACCCGTATGTGCATAATCCTCCTGCTCATCCTCACGATTCGGAGCCCAAAACGCTGTACAAATCTTACAAATCAAATAATACACCACCAAAACGGTCGTTGCCCCAATAACTCTCATCGGAACAAGCGTCACCAATGCAATACCCAAAAGCACCTTTTCTGTCCATGGCAGTTCGCCCCGACCCATTATCCCGTACACATCATGCCTCACGTATGGCGCGTACTTCTTCTCTAATTCCTCAATACTAGGGCTAGATGACTGCGATTGAACTTGGAGTTGAGGGTTAGTCGGGTCGGGTTTCAAAAGAGGACGATCATCTTTGGTGGATCCTTCATCAATGGATTCGGGTTGTGATGGTCGGGTTGTTTCGAGTTGTGGTAATTTCTGGAGCTCGGACTCCATTTTTTCCGGTGCCCGGTGATTGATTCTCAACGGGATGCTatcttcttattcttctctATTGGATAGCCATTGTTGTTAATGTTTTTTTGCAGAAAAAGCAATTTGTTCGTAGATCTGGGTAACTCTATAATATTTTctgtagagaaaaaaataaagaagaagcaaattcaataaagtattaaaagtttaaattaataGCATTTTCTCATCACTTCTTTTCTTGTAACTataatcatgtcccacaacttTATAGTATTGCATTTACatacctctttttttttcttttcttttttatgttgtGATGTTTCGGACACACTCTATCATATTCTaattctaaataaataaataaaactagtTAAATACCCTTCgtttatttttcttgttctcTGTAGACTTTGTACGTCTCTTTTAATAAATAGTGATTGATATTAGTAAAGTAACATGATTTTCAAACTAATTGATGTTTAGCTTTAAGTACTCATTAGATAATAGTAGGTAATTAGTACTTATTGAATAAAACtatgggaaaaaaaatatttttgtgttgatATGTTAAAAGTGTTTAGTAAAAGTAAAGATATATTTTTCTAATgtaatgaacaagtaaaagtgaatgaagATTGGAGAGAATACTATTTTGTCTGAAAAGAAATGATGAAATTACGAGTACGAAAATAActcattcaattttttatatgaattatgcTATTGATTTCTAAACTATATATTTCGAAATTATATGaaagtattatatattatagtatTTATCTAgtaatatacaatttttttttaaataatattatttacatacgaacatgaaaaaataagtaatacttttttaaaaaaaaatacatgttaAGAAAATATCTTTCATCGTACCGAACACACCCTTAATCTTCATTCCCCCGGCCTGCTCTTCTCAAAGGGGAATAACATTCAATTTTATGTCTTTCAAATTATTACAACTATAGATAGATGAACATGCtttgaagtaaaaaatattgtttctgCTCATGTATACTTATGTCCTATTGTACTcctaagaaaatatattttttgttatatttattttaaattgtttgattATAGTGTATTTATCATGATGAAAAGAGGGAGTGGGGCATATTAGTACTTTTTAGAGtttaatttgaatattaaacattaaaatggttaaatgaaattatatagaaaggaaGATGAGTATTATAGATTAGAGTAAAAGTGTAATTCAATTAATTGATCGCGCATAATTGGACTATACAAGAAATAATAGGGTGATATATGGAAAGGCCTAGAAAATAGAGGACTAGATATTAAGAGTTTTCAGAAGGAAAAAGAAGTTATACACGTGGAAAGCAAGTTGAGAATAGGACGGAAAGTAGGGATGGGCATAACttttaactattaaaaaattgaaaagttgaaccaaattgaattaatttaattttgatttttcgatTCGATATTGATTTAAAGGAAAATAGTTTGATATATATCCGAATTTTAATCAGAATTACTGTAACAATCTCAAATTTTGGGCAAGACTTATTATccatgcactatttaatagtatattttaaaagatatataggTAGGTGCGCACGTgtatatcataaatattgcatcattataaatagtaagtTGTTCAGCCGTACACGTATATATCTTtgaaatatactattaaataaaaaagaaggtAATAGCTACTgcccaaaatttgaaattgttacaacaattttaatcaaagttcaaatatatttcaaatatttttgccTTGATTTAAGTTCAATTCTCAATTTTAGAATCTGATTCTTTATGTAGCAGAAAATTCATTATGTGaactcaaaatttcattttaaacttTCTGATTACACCTCCACTTTGCATCAATTTCAACTTCTAACTTATGGACagtttataattttcaattaaaaatataattgatgaaatttttattttcattgtaATCTATTTTCATAGCCAGTGGTTGGTTGCTGTTTGGTGCAGAAATTAGcctattttgaattttaagaaatagtctaattttaaaaaagagaaatattCCATTATATAATCTCATATCGAAGAGTCAAATTAGAAAAATTGAATCGAATGAATTAGAACCAATTAAGTCGAATTGGGATAATTTTGATTTGGCATGCATTAATGAAGaatcgataaaaaaaaatacaacagaATTGAGTTGAAGAATCGAATATCCACCCTTACATGCACTTGTTAAAGTTCTTCCCCTAATATTTGACCCATTTAATTTGGCAATTACTCTCACCGTCTAATAATACTTGTATATTATTGCATTTCGTTTATTATATTACCCTTTGAAtatatttagttgtccactatactattctgggatgtccaacaatacATGTCCACGTATGAaattaatggataattttacacttaattcataatttactcttatcattaattatagttattttcCTATTAcattttcaagacattgtatttataatattcaacgggtgatataataaaattatccttCTATTTATGGTTTCTTAAGgagtgtgtcaagtcaatagtggacaactattgttgtactaagagagtaataaatacaatgtcttgaaaaatattttagagaaatgattattattaatgataagggtaaattaggaactaagtgtaaaattgtccattaatttaataaaatggacaaatattattggacatctcaaaataatatagtagacaactattattgaacAGAAAATGGGTAAGTTGTAACCTCTCATGGGTGGAATCTTAATAAAAGTTGCCAAATTAAAAGAAGTTCGATGGGTTTTAGAACAATGGGTTTTTCAATTCATTGTAGCGGTAAAATTATCTTGTTGTTTTGAATGGGATTGATAAAGTTATTTCATAAAtgcataataaaataattctagATTTTATCTTGAGATTATTATCCTTCATACAAAACGACTTCTTAAAGTATATGTCAACTCACATAGGTTTATTTCATTAGGTAAACTTGTTCACCTATCACTTATTAGACGCATCTTGATGGCTCACAATTTAATTGTTTATCCTACCTACTTCGTTCTAGCCTTAAGATCGTGGATTCCAATCATCCAGGAAACAAAAGAAGGTGGGAAGCAAGGGTAAAAAAAGAATGTTCTACATTCCTTAACAAAACCCAAAATTCTTGTAACCTTCTCAATCAAATTAAGAGGTCGTTAACCTATAAATTAACAATCAATTAAAGGCAATCGTTAATAACATCGTCGTGTATGAAGTAACTTTTATTCATTAGTTCATTATCTagtattactatttattttaggaTTTGTTGCCTAGgcataaaaaacattttttataaaaataaatgtgtaTCAATTTAGAGCGGACAAGGACATGATTGAACCCAACTTTAAATCAATGTCAGAAATTGGCCATTTCACAAATCACATAAGCAATTTTAGGAGTTCGGAACTtaaataagccacaaaaacataaaagtgaccaaaataagccaCTATTTTAataagtaactaaaataggcctagtggaagaaaaaattccacTTTATCTAATATTCTAAACATTTTTCGTTAGTCTCataacgtgtatattttaatatataacgggACTATTTCctacactttataaaatggaactatttcttacactttataaagtgtaaatttttcttacactttgtaaagtgaaacttttttcttatactttgtaaagtgaaactttttcttacactttataaagtggaagaaaatcTTACATTTTATAAAAAGTTACTTTACCTTTTCACTTTCATGGCTTCCAAACTTTTTTCTCTTTGAAGATTAACAATTGGTGGTCCCAGTCCATCAATTGAAGCGGCCCTacactaaaaaatcaaaatcttgaaagatTGGAGTAGCACAATCCGACAACATAACAATTCGACcctacaaattatataaattagatatttttttccatctcatattttcattactttaaaaTGATGTTGTAATTTGTTCAAAATTTCAGCAAGTCTTATACAATGTGCATTCAATTACTAAATATTGAGTTAGAAAAAAAGTCTTTAATTCGAAATAAACAAAAGGAATTACACTATTGGATTGGTATTGCAAAATAGTATTTGGCTACTGCTGAATTACATATTTTCGtctcatgttttttttattctagATGGACACGCATATTCATTTGTTCTTGCTGGCATGTattaactttaccattttgcaATGTGCCCAAACTACCATTTAGATCCC
This genomic window contains:
- the LOC125854797 gene encoding lysophospholipid acyltransferase LPEAT1 isoform X2; translation: MESELQKLPQLETTRPSQPESIDEGSTKDDRPLLKPDPTNPQLQVQSQSSSPSIEELEKKYAPYVRHDVYGIMGRGELPWTEKVLLGIALVTLVPMRVIGATTVLVVYYLICKICTAFWAPNREDEQEDYAHTGGWRRTVMMQSGMFLSRVILFVFGFYWIHETYQPINLNGNSNNEDGSKQQAEELERPGAIVSNHISYLDILYHKSRSFPSFVAKRSVAKLPLVGLISKCLGCVYVQRESKSPDFKGVSGVVNERIREAHQNKSAPIMLLFPEGTTTNGDFLLPFKSGAFLSGAPVQPVILRYPYQRLSPAWDSISGARHVILLLCQFVNYMEATWLPVYYPSQQEKDDPRLYAENVRRLMAHEGNLLLSDIGLAEKRVYHAALNGLFCQQ
- the LOC125854797 gene encoding lysophospholipid acyltransferase LPEAT1 isoform X1, whose product is MESELQKLPQLETTRPSQPESIDEGSTKDDRPLLKPDPTNPQLQVQSQSSSPSIEELEKKYAPYVRHDVYGIMGRGELPWTEKVLLGIALVTLVPMRVIGATTVLVVYYLICKICTAFWAPNREDEQEDYAHTGGWRRTVMMQSGMFLSRVILFVFGFYWIHETYQPINLNGNSNNEDGSKQQAEELERPGAIVSNHISYLDILYHKSRSFPSFVAKRSVAKLPLVGLISKCLGCVYVQRESKSPDFKGVSGVVNERIREAHQNKSAPIMLLFPEGTTTNGDFLLPFKSGAFLSGAPVQPVILRYPYQRLSPAWDSISGARHVILLLCQFVNYMEATWLPVYYPSQQEKDDPRLYAENVRRLMAHEGNLLLSDIGLAEKRVYHAALNGNNSMPTVFHQKDD